Proteins from one Cyclopterus lumpus isolate fCycLum1 chromosome 11, fCycLum1.pri, whole genome shotgun sequence genomic window:
- the LOC117738797 gene encoding uncharacterized protein LOC117738797 codes for MYFGFCLRVLVLSLLTLGQDANALGERRGGSSGIEPLFEYTSNHKLVLPSDIESSAQAGRFIGSSGSSHSAGGQVERYSPEGSVSSYGSNPNAKGVIQTKAGVWDYVSPENGKRFVSGIASSGRIVMKPGPRPPSEPKPSVYQLSVYQPKPLQPRYLSKPQQPRYPYSSKPQQAVYQPKPQQVGIQIQPGMSELFSPTGGVSGHNMPPINLNVQMTVPPRTRHIPMSSQQRPRWQHSMVPV; via the exons atgtattttggatttTGTTTGAG aGTGCTTGTGCTCTCACTGTTGACTCTCGGGCAGGATGCAAATG cactcggtgagagaagaggaggctccAGTGGCATTGAGCCTCTCTTTGAATACACAAGCAACCACAAACTAGTGCTTCCTTCTGATATTGAGAGCTCTGCACAGGCTGGAAGGTTTATAGGTAGTTCTGGATCCAGTCACAGTGCAGGTGGGCAAGTGGAAAGGTACAGTCCAGAGGGAAGTGTTTCTAGTTACGGCTCCAACCCCAATGCGAAAGGTGTCATCCAGACGAAAGCTGGCGTGTGGGATTACGTCTCACctgaaaatggaaaaagattTGTCTCTGGTATTGCTTCAAGTGGGAGAATTGTTATGAAACCAGGTCCTCGGCCCCCTTCCGAGCCCAAGCCATCAGTCTACCAGCTAtccgtctaccagcccaagcccctgCAGCCCCGCTACCtgtccaagccccagcagccccgcTACCCATACTcgtccaagccccagcaggccgtctaccagcccaagccccagcaagTGGGGATTCAAATCCAACCTGGCATGTCAGAGTTATTTTCTCCCACTGGAGGGGTTTCTGGTCATAATATGCCGCCTATCAACTTAAACGTACAAATGACTGTTCCTCCAAGAACAAGACACATTCCAATGTCATCCCAACAACGTCCCAGGTGGCAGCACTCCATGGTTCCGGTGTGA
- the LOC117738759 gene encoding altered inheritance of mitochondria protein 3-like isoform X2, with protein MYFGFCVRVLVLSLLTLGQDANALGERRGGSSGIKPLFEYTSNHKLVLPSDIESSAQAGRFIGSSGSSHSAVGQVDRYSPQGSVSSYGSNPNAKGVIQTKAGMWDYVSPENGIRFVSGIASSGGIVMEAGPQPLSELQPSVYLPHHQSPSGYQLKQTGYQTPSVYQPKPHQAGDQFPSVYQPKPHQSPSVYQSKPQQAGYQSKPQQPRHQSPAVYQPKPQQTVYQSPSMYQPQKPRHQSPSVYQPKPQQTVYQSPSIYQPQKPRHQSPSVYQPKPQQTVYQPKPQQTAYQSPSMYQPQKPRLQSPSVYQPKPQQAGYQSASVYQPKPQKPLHQSPSGYQPKPHQPGYQSPSVYKPQPQIWKPTQNSQQPPQTNPNANGVIQTKAGMWDFISPKNGKRLASGISSSGGTVIQAGPQPPFEPQPSGYQPQLPGYHSKPQQVAIQIKPAMWEFFSPNGGVSSPNVQPGSRPKPQQIGIQIKPAVWELFSPTGEVSGRNMPPINLNVQMTVPPRTRHIPMSSQEHPRWQHSMVPV; from the exons atgtattttggatttTGTGTGAG aGTGCTTGTGCTCTCACTGTTGACTCTCGGGCAGGATGCAAATG cactcggtgagagaagaggaggctccAGTGGCATTAAGCCTCTCTTTGAATACACAAGCAACCACAAACTAGTGCTTCCTTCTGATATTGAGAGCTCTGCACAGGCTGGAAGGTTTATAGGTAGTTCTGGATCCAGTCACAGTGCAGTTGGGCAAGTAGATAGGTACAGTCCACAGGGAAGTGTTTCTAGTTACGGCTCCAACCCCAATGCAAAAGGTGTCATCCAGACCAAAGCTGGCATGTGGGATTATGTCTCACCTGAGAATGGAATAAGATTTGTCTCTGGTATTGCTTCAAGTGGCGGAATTGTTATGGAAGCTGGTCCTCAGCCCCTTTCCGAGCTCCAGCCATCAGTCTACCTTCCCCaccaccagtccccgtccggctaCCAGCTCAAGCAGACCGGCTACCAGACCCCTtccgtctaccagcccaagccccatcAGGCCGGCGACCAGTTTCCCtccgtctaccagcccaagcctcaccagtccccgtccgtctaccagtccaagccccagcaggcCGGCTACCagtccaagccccagcagccccgcCACCAGTCCCCGGccgtctaccagcccaagccccagcagacCGTCTACCAGTCCCCGTCCATGTACCAGCCCCAGAAACCCCGCCACCAGTCCccgtccgtctaccagcccaagccccagcagacCGTCTACCAGTCCCCGTCCATTTACCAGCCCCAGAAACCCCGCCACCAGTCCccgtccgtctaccagcccaagccccagcagactgtctaccagcccaagccccagcagacCGCCTACCAGTCTCCGTCCATGTACCAGCCCCAGAAACCCCGCCTCCAGTCCCCTtccgtctaccagcccaagccccagcaggccGGCTACCAGTCTGcgtccgtctaccagcccaagccccagaaACCCCTccaccagtccccgtccggctaccagcccaagccccatcAGCCCGGCTACCAGTCCCCGTCCGTCTACAAGCCCCAGCCGCAAATTTGGAAACCCACGCAAAACTCCCAGCAGCCTCCTCAAACCAACCCTAATGCAAATGGTGTCATCCAGACCAAAGCTGGCATGTGGGATTTTATCTCTCCCAAGAATGGAAAAAGATTAGCGTCTGGTATTTCTTCAAGTGGGGGAACTGTCATTCAAGCTGGTCCTCAGCCCCCTTTCGAGCCCCAGCCATCAGGCTACCAGCCCCAGCTGCCCGGCTACCATTCCAAGCCCCAGCAGGTCGCGATTCAAATAAAACCTGCCATGTGGGAGTTCTTTTCTCCCAATGGAGGGGTTTCTAGTCCTAATGTGCAGCCTGGGTCCCGACCCAAGCCCCAGCAAATCGGGATTCAAATAAAACCTGCCGTGTGGGAGTTATTTTCTCCCACTGGAGAGGTTTCTGGTCGTAATATGCCGCCTAtcaatttaaatgtacaaatgaCTGTTCCTCCAAGAACAAGACACATTCCAATGTCATCCCAAGAACATCCCAGGTGGCAGCACTCCATGGTTCCGGTGTGA
- the LOC117738767 gene encoding protein piccolo-like isoform X2 has protein sequence MYFGFCVRVLVLSLLTLGQQSNALGERRGGSSGIEPLFEYTSNHKLVLPSDIESSAQAGRFLGSSGSSHSAVGQVDRYSPQGSVSSYGSNPNAKGVIQTKAGMWDYVSPENGERFVSGIASSGGIVMKAGPQPPSEPQPSVYQPKPQPQQPHHQSPSSYQPKPQQPHHQSPSGYRPKPQEAGYQYPSGYQPKPQQAGYQPQQAGYQSPAGYQPQQAGYQSPSGYQAKPQQPHHQSPSGYQPKPQQPHHQSTSGYQPKPQEAGYQFPSGYQPKPQQPHHQSPSGYQPKPQQAGYQSPSAYQPKQPHHQSPSGYQPKPQQAVYQSPSAYQPKQPHHQSPSGYQPQQAGYQSPSGFQPKTQQVGIQIQPGMSELFSPAGGVSGRNMPPINLNVQMTVPPRRRHIPMSSQQRPRWQHSMVPV, from the exons atgtattttggatttTGTGTGAG aGTGCTTGTACTCTCACTGTTGACTCTCGGGCAGCAATCAAATG cactcggtgagagaagaggaggctccAGTGGCATTGAGCCTCTCTTTGAATACACAAGCAACCACAAACTAGTGCTTCCTTCTGATATTGAGAGCTCTGCACAGGCTGGAAGGTTTCTAGGTAGTTCTGGATCCAGTCACAGTGCAGTTGGGCAAGTAGATAGGTACAGTCCACAGGGAAGTGTTTCTAGTTACGGCTCCAACCCCAATGCAAAAGGTGTCATCCAGACCAAAGCTGGCATGTGGGATTATGTCTCACCCGAAAATGGAGAAAGATTTGTCTCTGGTATAGCTTCAAGTGGGGGAATTGTTATGAAAGCTGGTCCTCAGCCCCCTTCCGAGCCCCAGCCATCagtctaccagcccaagccccagccccagcagccccaccaccagtccccgtccagctaccagcccaagccccagcagccccaccaccagtccccgtccggctaCCGGCCCAAGCCCCAGGAGGCCGGCTACCAGTACCCGTccggctaccagcccaagccccagcaggctGGCTACCAGCCCCAGCAGGCTGGCTACCAGTCCCCGGCCGGCTACCAGCCCCAGCAGGCAGGCTACCAGTCCCCATCCGGCTACCAggccaagccccagcagccccaccaccagtccccgtccggctaccagcccaagccccagcagccccaccaccagtccacgtccggctaccagcccaagccccaggaGGCCGGCTACCAGTTCCCGTccggctaccagcccaagccccagcagccccaccaccagtccccgtccggctaccagcccaagccccagcaggctGGCTACCAGTCCCCGTCCGCCTACCAGCCCAAGCAGCCCCaccaccagtccccgtccggctaccagcccaagccccagcaggctGTCTACCAGTCCCCGTCCGCCTACCAGCCCAAGCAGCCCCaccaccagtccccgtccggctaccagccccagcaggctggctaccagtccccgtccggctTCCAGCCCAAGACTCAGCAAGTGGGGATTCAAATCCAACCTGGCATGTCAGAGTTATTTTCTCCCGCTGGAGGGGTTTCTGGTCGTAATATGCCGCCTATCAACTTAAACGTACAAATGACTGTTCCTCCAAGAAGAAGACACATTCCAATGTCATCCCAACAACGTCCCAGGTGGCAGCACTCCATGGTTCCGGTGTGA